In the genome of Conger conger chromosome 8, fConCon1.1, whole genome shotgun sequence, one region contains:
- the rabl2 gene encoding RAB, member of RAS oncogene family-like 2, whose protein sequence is MARGTSDISELDQEKYDTDEQVKIICLGDSAVGKSKLMERFLMDGYRPEQLSTYALTLYKYTTTIDGKAVLVDFWDTAGQERFQSMHPSYYYKAHACIMVFDVQRKITYKNLTNWYKELREYRPEIPCIVVANKIDADMKVTQRNFNFAKKQGLPLYYVSAADGTNVVKLFKDAIKLAMSYKKNSNNFMDEVMRELENFELEQKEESSDKEDGVPKEEKPSLP, encoded by the exons ATGGCTAGAGGAACAAGTGACATCTCTGAACTGGATCAGGAGAAATACGACACAGATGAGCAAGTTAAGATCATTTGTCTCGGAGATAGCGCGGTTGGAAAATCGAA GTTAATGGAAAGATTCCTCATGGATGGATA TCGTCCGGAGCAGCTATCCACATACGCACTAACGCTCTACAAGTACACGACTACAATCGACGGGAAAGCCGTATTAGTAG aCTTTTGGGACACGGCTGGCCAGGAGAGGTTTCAGAGCATGCATCCCTCCTACTACTACAAGGCCCATGCCTGTATCATG GTTTTTGATGTCCAGAGGAAAATCACCTATAAAAATCTCACAAACTGGTATAAAGAGCTGAGAGAATACAGGCCAGAGATCCCGTGCATAGTTGTTGCAAACAAAATAGATG CTGATATGAAGGTGACTCAGAGAAACTTTAATTTTGCAAAGAAGCAGGGTCTACCTTTGTACTACGTGTCTGCTGCTGATGGAACCAATGTGGTCAAG CTTTTCAAAGATGCAATAAAGCTGGCGATGTCTTACAAGAAAAACTCCAACAATTTCATGGATGAAGTGATGCGCGAACTTGAG aacTTTGAACTTGAACAAAAGGAGGAATCTTCAGACAAAGAAGACGGTGTCCCCAAAGAGGAGAAGCCCTCCCTGCCGTGA
- the cimap1b gene encoding ciliary microtubule associated protein 1B has product MSQTEVWVGVWRPHKPRGPIAALYSSPGPKYALPGSTGYDFHDPRKLQAPAFSFGIRRGQGTSEMSPGPSYLVPSNITRIGRSGTPSYSLYSRPKDCLRFQTPGPGKYAPERSGKSAYFSPPAFSMSARTGGLLNPRSPGPAAYSLPSVLGTKTVNKPSAPNFSLTGRSKVGSFHEDLQKTPGPGTYKMVEPSSYKYKPPQYSMIGRNVMPGDLTEKPGPGAYQPEGVTFTKKKFPSFSFGIRHSEFSTPVFLDKED; this is encoded by the exons ATGTCACAGACGGAAGTGTGGGTAGGTGTATGGAGGCCTCACAAGCCAAGAGGCCCCATTGCAGCCCTTTACAGCAGCCCTGGGCCAAAATACGCCCTTCCCGGTAGCACAG GATATGATTTTCATGATCCAAGGAAACTACAAGCACCAGCATTCAGTTTTGGCATACGTCGCGGTCAGGGAACTTCTGAGATGTCCCCTGGACCCAGCTACCTGGTCCCATCCAATATCACCCGGATAGGGCGTAGTGGAACACCATCCTACTCACTTTATAGTCGTCCCAAAGATTGCCTTCGCTTCCAGACTCCTGGGCCAG GCAAATATGCTCCAGAAAGATCCGGAAAGTCTGCATATTTCAGTCCCCCAGCATTCTCAATGTCAGCACGGACAGGAGGCCTCCTTAATCCTAGATCCCCAG GGCCTGCAGCTTATTCTTTGCCTTCCGTACTTGGAACCAAGACTGTGAACAAACCCTCTGCCCCAAACTTCTCCCTCACTGGGAGGAGCAAGGTTGGCAGTTTTCATGAGGACCTTCAAAAG ACACCAGGGCCCGGAACTTACAAAATGGTGGAACCCAGCAGCTACAAATACAAGCCTCCCCAGTACAGCATGATCGGTCGCAATGTTATGCCTGGGGATCTCACAGAGAAACCAGGACCAGGAGCCTACCAGCCAGAAGGA GTCACGTTCACAAAGAAGAAATTCCCAAGTTTCTCTTTTGGAATCCGGCATTCAGAGTTTTCTACTCCTGTCTTTTTGGACAAAGAAGACTAG
- the LOC133135559 gene encoding thymidine phosphorylase-like — translation MVFAAHCWKQKQKLSAVSPDWPVETALNIFSIWSSAHLRSVPFSSYCKKRGGLDSDKSQAQMENTVSFPKLIRKKRDGGQFTLEEIQAFVLAVKDKTIQDCQIGAMLMAIWQSGMVAEETLALTREMMRSGEVLSWPKEWTGLVVDKHSTGGVGDKTSLPLAPALAACGCKVPMISGRSLDFTGGTLDKLESIPDFNIHQSVEQVKKILEDVGCCIVGQTQNLVPVDKVLYATRDQTATVDSLPLITASILSKKGAESLFTLVLDVKYGKAALFKDITSAREMAQSLVTVGNSLGIITGAALSRMDTPIGLCVGNSLEVLESLECLKGRGPADLRGLVTYLGGQLLWMSGKAPTLDCGEKEICRVLENGEALQKFQAMLQAQGVSAENARILCSMDTDYFRVLKRAPSVVVLKAKTEGTVLEVNGLIIAEVLHKLSGGRTQTGELDDHSSGAELLVTAGMEVKKGDPWVRVHCGTPEFNAKLQACFQEALVIGAADHYHPDGTLLVSEFIPPTSFKK, via the exons ATGGTCTTCGCTGCTCACTGttggaaacagaaacagaaactatCAGCCGTAAgtcctgattggccagtggAGACTGCcctaaatattttttccatttggtCATCTGCACATCTGCGGAGTGTGCCCTTCAGTTCCTACTGTAAGAAACGCGGAG GTCTCGACTCTGACAAGTCACAAGCTCAAATGGAGAACACGGTCAGCTTCCCCAAGCTGATCCGCAAAAAGAGGGATGGGGGGCAGTTCACCCTGGAGGAGATTCAGGCGTTTGTGCTGGCTGTCAAAGACAAGACCATTCAAGATTGCCAGATAG GGGCCATGCTGATGGCGATATGGCAGAGCGGCATGGTTGCCGAGGAGACGCTGGCACTGACACGTGAGATGATGCGTTCTGGGGAGGTGCTGAGCTGGCCGAAGGAATGGACAGGGCTGGTGGTGGACAAGCACTCCACAGGCGGTGTGGGAGACAAGACCAGCCTCCCCCTGGCTCCAGCGCTGGCAGCCTGCGGCTGTAAG GTCCCCATGATCAGCGGCAGGTCTCTAGACTTCACAGGAGGGACCCTGGATAAACTGGAGTCCATCCccgacttcaacatccaccagTCAGTGGAGCAG GTGAAGAAGATTTTAGAGGATGTTGGCTGCTGCATTGTGGGCCAGACACAGAACCTGGTCCCGGTTGATAAGGTGTTGTACGCCACACGGGATCAAACCGCCACTGTCGACAGCTTGCCGCTCATTACAG CTTCAATTCTCTCAAAGAAGGGAGCCGAGTCCTTATTCACCCTGGTTTTGGATGTGAAGTACGGGAAGGCTGCTTTGTTCAAAGATATCACCAGTGCCAGGGAGATGGCGCAGTCCTTG GTGACGGTGGGGAACAGCCTGGGCATCATTACAGGGGCCGCCCTCAGCAGGATGGACACCCCCATCGGGCTGTGCGTGGGGAATTCTCTGGAGGTGCTGGAGTCCCTGGAGTGTCTGAAGGGCCGAGGGCCAGCTGACCTGCGTGGGCTGGTCACCTACCTGG GAGGACAACTGCTGTGGATGAGTGGAAAGGCCCCCACCCTGGACTGTGGGGAGAAGGAGATTTGCAGGGTCTTGGAGAACGGGGAGGCCTTGCAGAAGTTCCAGGCCATGCTGCAGGCCCAGGGGGTGTCCGCAGAGAATGCCCGCATCCTGTGCTCCATGGACACAGACTACTTCCGAGTCTTGAAACGGGCGCCTTCTGTGGTGGTGCTTAAAGCCAAGACGGAAG GCACAGTGCTCGAGGTGAACGGTTTAATAATAGCTGAAGTCCTTCACAAATTGAGCGGGGGACGAACACAGACTGGAGAACTCGATGATCACAGTTCGGGGGCTGAGCTACTGGTCACCGCGGGGATGGAGGTGAAGAAAG GTGACCCCTGGGTcagagtgcattgtgggacaccAGAGTTCAACGCTAAGCTCCAGGCCTGCTTTCAGGAGGCGCTAGTGATCGGGGCCGCTGACCACTACCACCCTGATGGAACCTTGCTAGTTTCTGAGTTCATCCCTCCaacatcttttaaaaaatag